The DNA region ccttgctccattttgtcccaaaaaatcgagattttcgatatttagttgttgagctggaacggaagcctgatcaatgctgattacgaaaccggaaatcccaattggatcagacgaatataacaagagatattgcagattgaaattttcaactgttgaaaaatgacatttccaaaatgaaaatctgatcggtgagagataggctttccagaatgctcgcaatggattccgcttatttgaaaacctatattttcatgatgaactttcaaatatctgactttatttaaaaaaaaatcgaatttattgtttttcaatttttcattttccagttcactttggagtgctctctagagtgcaattctctattgaatcatcaactgtgaggttcggttgaatcgaaaaagtgagtttcatacactccatatcctaagacagtagtaggacaccctgatttttatgcaaaggggtcattttaggggggtctaaccccttgctcatttttgacccaaaaaatcgagattttcgatatttagtttttgagctgaaatggaagccttatcaatgctgattacgaaaccggaaatcccaattggatcagctgaatatacaagagatattgcagattgaaattttcaactgttgaaaaatgacatttccaaaatgaaaatctgatcggtgagagataggctttccagaatgctcgcaatggattcagcttatttgaagacctatattttcatgataaactctcaaatatctgactttgtttaaaaaaaaaatcgaatttattgattttcgattttcaattttccagttcactttgaactgctctctggagtgcaattctctatagaatcatcaactgttaggtttggttgaatcaacaaagtaagtattatacactccatatccaaagacagtagtaggacaccctgatttccatgcaaaggggtcattttaggggggtctaaccccttgctcatttttgacccaaaaaatcgagattttcgatatttagtttttgagctggaatggaagccttatcaatgctgattacgaaaccggaaatcccaattgtatcagacgaatatacaagagatattgcagattgaaattttcaactgttgaaaaatgacatttccaaaatgaaaatctgatcggtgagagataggctttccagaatgctcgcaatggattcagcttatttgaaaacctatattttcatgataaactttcaaatatctgactttgtttaaaaaaaaatcgaatttagtgtttttcaatttttcattttccagttcactttggactgctctctggagtgcaattctctatcgaatcataaactgttaggtttggttgaatcaaaaaagtaagtattatacactccatatccctaaaacagtagtaggacaccctgatttgtatgcagaggagcaaataggtcattttagggggggtctaagcccttgctcatttttgacccaaaaaatcgagattttcgatatttagtttttgagctggaatggaagccttatcaatgctgattacgaaaccggaaatcccaattgtatcagacgaatatacaagagatattgcagattgaaattttcaactgttgaaaaatgacatttccaaaatgaaaatctgatcggtgagagataggctttccagaatgctcgcaatggattcagcttatttggaTACCTATATTTTGTGacgaaccagattttgctccgccacaaaaaattaaatttttcaaccgatacttgcataataatgcctgataaccgagatatttttgaagaaaaccgaaatactgtcatagggggtgtaccgataacaatagttgtgtgttacgattgaaaggagccttaccgataattgttagttcatagttttccaccggtcagtccatgttagtaggaaagaccgtatctcttatgttttcagaattcatttattttaataattctttccgttccaccattttttgtttgctctgaaaaagttctcataactttttctactttccttctcaTCCGTTGCCTCTGTCTTTTTCTGGACCAATTGAATAACAgtatcatttttgctttatccaatggattggtgagtttcccataggggggagagtttttccgagtagggaggggatatttcttcgcggccctggaaggtgaagaaaaaaaaaagagacaatcgttgttgagaggtgaacgagtggagtgtgtgcaaagttagtaaaaccgtacttacgaagcaaaggaaaatctaaggcaagtgattgttgaaattattaccgcttcattgcacctttatggaaaaatattctctctgacttttgcttggctaaaaatccgaattaaccgtagattgaccatttcctgctgtttatagctttccgttaccgtagggtgacatttgggtcccaggaggacgttgggcccccctgatttctccgattcctgaaaatttgaccgcttcatcccgatttccaaccgtttgaattatagttataggttagattcgccgagcacagagttgggatttcataaccgtcaaataccctcaccgccggactctgtggccgctgtttgacagccagcccgcttgaggtcaccgagagagagagagagaccgaaggacaccggatcatagacaaaccaccgagacagagatagagggcgtaccccggtgaactggtgttttcaaatttcgacctgactgaattccgttgattatttttaaaaccgttcgtacttttcattcaattgtgtcttgccttagttgaaatatttctccgaaaccgtgcatgtttctttgcacccagtttaattgaaacttgacttatttccgtatatttttccgaaaccgttctttgcacttagtttaattgaaacttgacttccttccgtatatttttccgagaccgtgcatgtttctttgcacttagtttaattgaaacttgacttacttccgtatatttttccgaaaccgtgcatgtttctttgcacccagtttaattgaaacttgacttatttccgtatatttttccgaaaccgttctttgcacttagtttaattgaaacttgacttccttccgtatatttttccgagaccgtgcatgtttctttgcacttagtttaattgaaacttgacttacttccgtatatttttccgaaaccgtgcatgtttctttgcacttagtttaattgaaacttgacttacttccgtatatttttccgaaaccgtgcatgtttctttgcccTTAGTTtgattgagacttgacttacttccgtatatttttccgaaaccgtgcatgtttctttgcacttagttagttgagacttgacttacttccgtatatttccgaaaccgtccattttcctgaagtgaaattttgccagccgtccagcgccgaccagacacagccgttgacgtccacgctttagtgtacctgtctattctcttttgtgtatagtttattgtaatagaaataaatagttgaacatttatttttgttgccaattattttgccagtgagagtctatttattaaatcagtttcatctaagagtttagttagaagaggtaagtactctttctgacgcctaaagaccgttgaaaagcagacacttagaagacgctaccgccctagtcttcatcgatacccttctccactgatactcaagtctacccgggctctccaattctttggggattctgtgagagacgtggggtttgactgattgccccactggcgcccgagcaaccgtaaggagctgccagagtacgaaaagtctatcacatctggcgcccgagcagggacttctgctgttttgtgagtagttcctgttaccgtaaccgtaccgttttctttaaatactcttcactggcaaattggtaaccgttctttgtttctggcatatatccgtatagtacatattgtaaatctttattctgagtttctggtaccgtgaaaatggatgtcaaccgactgaaaagtgacgaacttacgtgggagttggaggcaagaggctgcaccgtgggacacaccgttcaggagaaaagagctcaactgagaagggccatccattccgatataccgttcattccaagagatgaaattgaccaggcacaggaaattggggtttgtggtgccaagttgttcgacttgatgggagagatatgtgagttcgattttaataatagagacaatgagttgcagcgcattaggagccggctactgcacgttcaaggccgactgagaagtctatctccggaagctgtcagtctgcttcacaagaaaaccgagctggagcactctctgaagatggctatgagattgctggagaatactcactggttaggtggtattccagagaacctgtcagccggaacaccgtcgctgattgaccaggaattaccggactgcgcatctagacttggtccaggtctgattccgtgctcaaccaccgttggagaagcagacctgttgaacttgggagaggATTGTGACATttcccgaccgaccactcatgatgaccggctgcagcaaaaccgacaagaagtttgcagattattaaccgaacaaattgaacgtacttttttgcagaaacaaccttcctaccaccgaccgcccgccgacatcctcccatttaccgttgaacaagcactgccaaccgaccgaaccagtgagCAAAACAGACCGTtaataacatcccctgagtcgAGGCGATTGacgagggagtttgccgaatcaaccaggagagtttcatttgcctcatctcctaccgataccgctgggatgagagaagtaagaagcgaagtaccgacgaccaaggaagccgaactgacgaccgaatacccgccgatgaaaccgccgaaaaccaccgaccattccaccgttcctaccgttcctgtgtggaaatggaacctgacgttcgatgggtcaaccagtgtgacctcattcctggaggaggctgagtatcttgccgaggctagaaaggtgagccacgaacagttattcgagtcaatatacgagctgttacgtagagatgcaagagactggtacattccccggagaggcaccttcaccgactggaccgacttcaaagaacaactccgagaggcctttcttcctcccgactacgaggacatccttttggaggaaatcaagaaacgcactcaaggaaccgatgaacgactcttgttgtatgtaactcgaatgcaaaatctgtttcagaagctgaccgtaaagcgaccgaccgaggaagaacaggtgaatatcatccgacgacgtttactgccagaactgcaaaccgccctggccttccaaccgacttcaaccatagaagaactgctccgaaaaggaaaagtttttgaaatggtcaaatggcaaaccgctaactatgcttcgccaccgatccaaaagagtctcatcaacgaaccgcatcttaccttccgaaattccccaccgaacgtcaaaccgatcggaatgcacctgaACACTCCGAACCACACCGAACCGTCTGAAAAACCGAAAGTAGCTCAGAGCTCTGCAATACCCCAGCGACAGGATGAACCGAAAAAGTCGAACCGACCGTCAACCGAaccccagtgctggagatgtggtggcaAGGGTCATCTCCGAGCACAATGCACCTCGAAACCGCTGctgttctgctctcgatgtggtaagaggGGTGTCATGTCTAGGGATTGTAAGTGTCCGTTAAACTACTAAGGAACTGTCCGAAACCGGGGATCCGTCAGTTCCAAGCAACCCCATCCTCGGTCCATGAGAAAGAAAAACCTACCGATTACCGTCCGATAATTAATGTTTTtgtaggagacaaggagttcccaGCACTGTTGGACACCGGAGCCACCAGGTCCTttatcagcagtgaagtggccgCCTACTGCAGGGTAGTGGGTATACAACCGGATTATGTTagggacgttaccaccaccgtcgctaacggaagttcaataccgattaaagaaatatataccGCACCGGTCCGAATTGGGTCTGAAATTATGGAAGCTAAAttgttgttagtttcagatttaccgatcaatgtagtactgggaatggatatACTGAGGACACACAACTTTTCCATtaatctccaaaccgccgaatgttTCCTGAATGGAAGGTCCATCCAAGCCCGGCTCAGCGAGCCAGAGAACCGAGGACAACTACATGCGATAGGACCGCTTTTGTCGAACCTGAGTGGAGAAGAGAAAGTCAGGCTGGAGGAGTTTCTACAGACCGAATTGCAGGCATTCGAGAAGCTCCGAGGAACAACTCCACTGATACAACACCGAATTAAACTCAAAccaggcaccgaaccgatcaagcaACGTTACCGTCCCCAAAATCCGAAGATGCAGGAGATAATAAACAATGAGGTCGACCGAATGCTGGCCGAAGGCATTATAGAACCGTCTTCAtccccgtggagttcaccgataGTAATTGTCAAGAAAAAGGATGGTAAACCCCGATTTTGTATAGATTTCCGAATGGTTAACAATGTCTCCGTTAAAGATGCCTATCCGTTGCCttatatttcaggaattttaGACAAGTTGAGAAAAGCCAAGTATATATCCACTATTGATTTGAAACAGGGTTATTGGCAGGTACCGTTAGCCCCCGAGAGTCGACCGATCACCGCATTTACCGTCCCTGGCCGTGGGCTGTTCCAGTTCAAAGTAATGgcttttggtctgcattccgcaCCGGCATCCTTTCAACGTCTTTTAGACCGAGTTATTGGCCCTGAGATGGAACCGGATGCATTTGCGTACCTACTTGGATGACATAGTAGTTCTTGGAGAAACATTGGACGAACATCTTGACAACTTAAGGAAAGTTTTCCACCGCCTCAGGGAGGCCAACCTGCAATTAAATCCGGAAAAATGTGAGTTTGTAAGAAAATCATTGAAGTATCTGGGACATGTAGTAACCGAGGACGGCATTTGTACCGATCCTGATAAGATTTCAGCCATAAATGAGATGCCTGCACCGAAATCCGTACGAGAGTTGAGAAGTTTCCTTGGTGTTGCTTCATGGTACCGAAGATTCATCGAAGACTTCTCCGAAGTTGTGACTCCGTTGACCGCATTACTCAAGAAGAAGCAAACCTGGAAATGGGGGACCGCCCAACAGACCGCTTTTGAGACCCTGAAACAGAAATTGACCCACTCACCGGTATTGGCCTGTCCGGACTTTTCAAAACCGTTCGTCCTTCAAACCGATGCATCCGATGCAGGACTGGGAGCTGCCCTGACACAGACCGTTGATGGACAGGAAAAAGTAATCGCTTATGCTAGCAGGACCTTGTCAggtccagagaaaaattactctgttacagaaaaggaatgtctggCAATAGTTTGGAGCATTGACAAGCTGCGTCCGTATCTAGAAGGCTACCGTTTTACCGTTATAACCGACCACATGAGCTTGCGATGGCTGCAATCTATCAAGTCTCCCACCGGAAGAATTGCGAGATGGAGCATATTTCTACAGCAATACGACTTCGAGATAAAGTGCATgtgcatgtgcatctcaattcgaaaactgtgtgaaatttcaagatttggttcgaattgaatcaacagttttcgaggaattgatatcacactttgccgaattgaccactgaaatctcaattcctatctgaactatcgaactgaaattcaacatgtgcatctcaattcgaaaactacgtgcagtttcaagatttggttcgaatcgatccaatagttccttaggaattgaaatgatattttgccgaatcgactactgaaatcttcattcctatcagaactaacgatctgaaattcaacatgtgcatctcaattcgaaaactatgtgcagtttcaagatttggctcgaattggttcaacagtttttgaggaattgatatcacactttgccgaatagaccactgaaatctcaattcctatcagaactatcgaactgaaattcaacatatgcatctcatttcgaaaattatgttcagtttcaagatttggttcgaattgatccaacagttttcgaggaattgatatcacaatttgccgaatagaccactagaatctcaattctgtcaatatctgcactatcgaactgaaattcaacatgtgcatctcaattcgaaaactatgtgcagtttcaagatttggttcgaattgatacaacagtttttgaggaattgatatcacactttgccgaagagaccactgaaatctcaattcctatctgaactatcgaactgaaattcaacatgtgcatctcaattcgaaatctatgtgcagtttcaagatttggttcgaattgatccaacagttttcgaggaattgatatcacactttgtcgatttgaccactgaaatctcaattcctatcagaactatcgaactgaaattcaacatgtgcatctcaatccgaaaactatgtgcagtttcaagatttggttcgaattgatccaatagttccttaggaattgaaatgatattttgtcgaatcgacttctgaaatctccattatcgaactaaaattcaacatgtgcatcacaaatcaaaaactgtgtacagtttcgggatttgggacgaattgatccaatagttccttaggaattgaaatgatattttgtcgattcgaccactgaaatctcaattcctatctgaactatcgaactgaatttcaacatgtgcaactcatttcgaaaactatgtgcagtttcaagatttggttcgaattgaaccaagagttttcgaggaattgatatcacacttttccgtatagatcactgaaatctcaattcttatctgcactatcgaactgaaattcaacatgtgcatctcaattcgaaaactatgtgcagtttcaagatttggttcgaattgatccaatagtacctcaggaattgaaatgatattttgccgaatcgactactgaaatcttcattcctactgaaattcaacatgtgcatctcaatccgaaaacaatgtaaagtttcaagatttggttcgaaattcgacactttgccgaatagaccactgaaatctcaattcctatcagaactatcgaactgaaattcaacatatgcatctcatttcgaaaagtatgttcagtttcaagatttggttcgaattgatccaacagttttctaggaattgatatcacaatttgtcgatttgaccactgaaatctcaattcctatctgaactatcgaactgaaattcaacatgtgcatctcaattcgaaatctatgtgcagtttcaagatttggttcgaattgatccaacagttttcgaggaattgatatcacactttgtcgatttgaccactgaaatctcaattcctatctgaactatcgaactgaaattcaacatgtgcatctcaatccgaaaactatgtgcagtttcaagatttggttcgaattgatccaatagttccttaggaattgaaatgatattttgtcgaatcgacttctgaaatctccattatcgaactaaaattcaacatgtgcatcacaaat from Coccinella septempunctata chromosome 1, icCocSept1.1, whole genome shotgun sequence includes:
- the LOC123319930 gene encoding uncharacterized protein LOC123319930, yielding MHLNTPNHTEPSEKPKVAQSSAIPQRQDEPKKSNRPSTEPQCWRCGGKGHLRAQCTSKPLLFCSRCGDKEFPALLDTGATRSFISSEVAAYCRVVGIQPDYVRDVTTTVANGSSIPIKEIYTAPVRIGSEIMEAKLLLVSDLPINVVLGMDILRTHNFSINLQTAECFLNGRSIQARLSEPENRGQLHAIGPLLSNLSGEEKVRLEEFLQTELQAFEKLRGTTPLIQHRIKLKPGTEPIKQRYRPQNPKMQEIINNEVDRMLAEGIIEPSSSPWSSPIVIVKKKDGILDKLRKAKYISTIDLKQGYWQVPLAPESRPITAFTVPGRGLFQFKVMAFGLHSAPASFQRLLDRVIGPEMEPDAFAYLLG